Proteins from a single region of Crassaminicella profunda:
- a CDS encoding sensor histidine kinase, protein MVTKLKNIKANKHLKYIAFLLAIISLTSLLTIFAYLNENTASSFEAAFQKDYLKSNDLKYELNHITNNVERILTRYRSEEYIKGGGTLPKDLDRYYSYSWKLENLYRDFKRNYYKNSSKPYNTVPEKKLIDLFEKEYTEELALYKEEYIQKELNTYDQLQRELKSVKGLSYYISTQLSDAEEFSYTNVSNGNKAFFKSYPVYLLFDKDGTVASPKLKPIHHNLKSYPQDIMYVGLNDTFLKPRVQNWNHDCKLIVKGFSFGSIFMVLFFLSLIYLFLAVGKRDEDGKIHLRALDKLYIDIHILIVIMVVSLLIMIAFESIDLGYYIFIPTSILISALSIYLLLSIAKHIKNKTIFTHNLYYKIPQKIYSYIKKLFSCAPIVLRMIPTPNKATDLKSIIKGIEHIKKGELDYHITTLTTGIYGSLGDDINDIAKGLKSAVDNELKSERLKTELLSNVSHDIRTPLTSIITYVDLLKKEGLDSKKGPQYLEVLDQKSLRLKTLTDDLFEASKASSGDMPVHLEKVEINSLLTQGLVELDEKIVSSGLDFKFQLPKEKIFVRADGKLLWRVLENLLFNIFKYALSNSRVYIDIVDSKNHASIILKNISAQELNIHETELMERFTRGDESRSSEGSGLGLSIAKSLVILQKGDFHIEIDGDLFKATITLPKYE, encoded by the coding sequence TTGGTTACAAAGTTGAAAAATATAAAAGCTAACAAACATTTAAAATATATCGCTTTTTTACTAGCAATCATTTCTTTAACAAGCCTTTTGACGATATTTGCTTATTTAAATGAAAATACAGCTAGCTCCTTTGAAGCAGCTTTTCAAAAGGATTATCTAAAAAGCAACGATTTAAAATATGAATTAAACCATATTACAAACAATGTAGAAAGAATCTTAACACGCTATAGAAGTGAAGAATACATCAAAGGCGGAGGAACTTTGCCTAAAGACTTAGATAGATACTATAGCTACTCATGGAAGCTTGAAAACCTTTATAGAGATTTTAAAAGAAATTATTATAAAAATAGCTCAAAACCATACAATACAGTTCCTGAGAAAAAATTAATTGACCTATTTGAAAAAGAATATACTGAAGAACTTGCATTATACAAAGAAGAATATATCCAAAAAGAATTAAATACTTACGATCAATTACAAAGGGAATTAAAAAGTGTTAAGGGACTGTCCTACTATATATCCACTCAACTATCAGACGCCGAAGAATTTAGCTATACAAATGTTTCTAATGGGAACAAAGCTTTCTTTAAGTCCTATCCAGTTTATTTGTTGTTTGATAAAGATGGAACTGTAGCTTCCCCTAAACTAAAACCTATTCATCATAACCTTAAATCCTATCCACAAGATATTATGTATGTAGGATTAAATGATACCTTTTTAAAGCCTAGAGTACAAAATTGGAATCATGATTGCAAACTAATTGTAAAAGGTTTTAGTTTTGGTAGTATTTTTATGGTATTATTCTTTCTCTCCCTTATTTACCTTTTTTTAGCAGTAGGCAAACGAGACGAGGATGGAAAAATCCATTTAAGAGCCTTAGATAAATTATATATAGATATACATATACTTATAGTAATCATGGTTGTGAGTCTATTAATAATGATTGCCTTTGAATCTATTGATCTAGGGTATTATATCTTTATCCCTACAAGTATACTTATAAGTGCTTTGAGCATTTATTTATTATTGTCCATTGCAAAGCATATAAAAAATAAAACCATATTTACCCATAATCTATACTATAAAATACCTCAAAAAATATATTCCTATATAAAAAAGCTATTCAGTTGTGCCCCTATTGTCTTAAGAATGATTCCTACACCTAATAAGGCAACTGACTTAAAAAGTATTATAAAAGGAATTGAACATATAAAAAAAGGAGAGCTTGATTATCACATCACCACCCTCACAACAGGCATTTATGGAAGTCTTGGTGATGATATCAATGACATTGCAAAGGGGTTAAAATCCGCCGTTGACAATGAACTAAAAAGCGAACGACTAAAAACAGAACTCCTTAGCAATGTATCCCATGACATTAGAACCCCATTGACATCCATTATCACCTATGTTGATTTACTAAAAAAAGAAGGACTTGACTCAAAAAAAGGACCCCAATACCTAGAAGTACTAGATCAAAAATCCTTAAGACTCAAAACCTTGACAGATGATTTATTTGAAGCCTCAAAAGCATCTAGTGGAGATATGCCTGTTCATCTAGAAAAAGTAGAAATCAATTCACTTCTCACCCAAGGACTTGTAGAATTAGATGAAAAAATAGTATCCTCTGGATTAGACTTCAAATTTCAGCTTCCTAAAGAAAAAATATTTGTTCGAGCAGATGGAAAACTATTGTGGCGTGTCCTAGAAAACCTTCTATTTAATATATTCAAATATGCCCTTTCAAACTCTAGAGTATATATTGATATTGTGGATTCAAAGAATCATGCCTCTATCATCCTAAAAAATATCTCTGCCCAGGAACTCAATATCCACGAAACAGAGCTCATGGAACGATTCACACGAGGAGATGAATCTAGAAGCAGTGAAGGTAGCGGACTTGGATTATCCATTGCCAAAAGTCTTG
- a CDS encoding response regulator transcription factor: MNILICDDDQQILEAIEIYLENEGYTIYKAFNGLEALNVLEHTEIHLIIMDIMMPKMNGMKATNEIRKTKNIPVIMLSAKSEDMDKIMGLNMGADDYITKPFNPLELIARVKSQLRRYITLGNFTKKTNVYQTGQLIVDDERKEATVDGEYIKLTPLEYKILKFLTEHAGKVFSIDQIYENVWDEPSFNPENTVAVHIRRIREKIEFNPKKPKYLKVVWGVGYKVEKYKS, encoded by the coding sequence ATGAACATACTCATCTGTGATGATGATCAACAAATCCTTGAAGCAATAGAAATATACCTTGAAAATGAAGGATATACCATTTATAAAGCCTTCAATGGATTAGAAGCATTAAACGTACTCGAGCATACAGAAATCCATTTGATTATCATGGATATAATGATGCCAAAAATGAACGGTATGAAAGCTACAAACGAAATTAGAAAAACAAAAAATATTCCTGTTATCATGCTTTCAGCCAAATCAGAAGATATGGATAAAATCATGGGACTAAATATGGGAGCTGATGACTACATTACAAAGCCCTTTAATCCACTAGAGCTAATTGCCCGTGTAAAATCCCAGCTTAGAAGATACATAACCCTTGGGAATTTTACAAAAAAGACAAACGTCTATCAAACAGGTCAATTAATTGTAGATGATGAAAGAAAAGAAGCTACAGTAGATGGTGAGTATATCAAACTCACTCCCCTTGAATATAAAATACTCAAGTTTCTTACAGAACATGCAGGAAAAGTCTTTTCCATCGATCAAATTTATGAAAATGTATGGGATGAACCTTCCTTTAACCCAGAAAACACCGTAGCTGTTCATATCAGAAGAATCAGAGAAAAAATAGAATTCAATCCAAAGAAACCAAAATACTTAAAGGTGGTGTGGGGCGTTGGTTACAAAGTTGAAAAATATAAAAGCTAA
- a CDS encoding PadR family transcriptional regulator produces MKEKILRKLFLGFIQIHILYHAKKEPIYGTWMMKELEEHGYKVSPGTLYPLLKRMEKEGLLKKTEKNVEGRIIKFYTATDLGEEILKEATKKAGQLFHEVKGKGDIG; encoded by the coding sequence ATGAAAGAGAAGATATTGAGAAAGTTGTTTTTAGGGTTTATACAAATACATATTTTATATCATGCTAAAAAGGAGCCGATCTATGGTACATGGATGATGAAAGAGTTAGAAGAACATGGTTATAAGGTGAGTCCAGGGACTTTGTATCCCCTACTGAAGAGAATGGAGAAGGAAGGTTTATTGAAAAAGACAGAAAAAAATGTGGAGGGTAGAATCATAAAGTTTTATACAGCAACGGATCTTGGGGAAGAAATTTTAAAGGAGGCAACTAAAAAGGCGGGTCAGTTGTTCCATGAAGTGAAGGGGAAGGGGGATATAGGTTGA
- a CDS encoding ABC transporter ATP-binding protein, whose translation MIEFKSIYLSFDEKKVFENFNMQVKKGEKVLLSAPSGSGKSSLFKLLLGFLRPKEGEIFFSGKRLQKSNLPFFRSHIGYVSQDVDFRNTVVWDLLVEIFSYKQNRQVEMNRGKVLALMEYFGLSKSLMEKEVNQLSGGERQRLGLIICILLDRPVWLLDEVTSGLDTDMKEKVVEYVLKQDRTVLIISHDKIWRKNHHVRIEEW comes from the coding sequence TTGATTGAATTTAAAAGTATATATTTAAGCTTTGACGAAAAAAAGGTATTTGAGAATTTTAATATGCAGGTTAAAAAAGGAGAAAAGGTTCTTTTAAGTGCCCCTTCTGGCAGTGGAAAATCATCTTTATTTAAATTGCTTTTAGGGTTTTTAAGACCTAAGGAAGGAGAGATTTTCTTTAGTGGGAAGAGACTACAAAAGAGTAATCTACCCTTTTTTCGAAGTCATATAGGATATGTTAGTCAAGATGTAGACTTTAGAAATACAGTTGTTTGGGATTTGTTAGTTGAAATATTTTCTTATAAACAAAATAGACAGGTAGAAATGAATAGAGGAAAGGTTTTAGCCCTTATGGAATATTTCGGGCTCTCTAAAAGTCTTATGGAAAAGGAAGTAAATCAGCTTTCAGGAGGAGAAAGACAAAGACTTGGACTGATCATTTGCATTCTTTTGGATCGACCCGTATGGCTTTTAGATGAAGTGACTTCTGGATTAGATACGGATATGAAAGAAAAAGTGGTAGAGTATGTTTTGAAGCAGGACCGAACGGTTTTGATTATATCTCATGATAAGATTTGGCGTAAAAATCATCATGTGAGAATAGAGGAGTGGTAA
- a CDS encoding ABC transporter permease, translated as MQGEGISYLSIISLFFLIIPVVILNHKLNMHINKKIFYVIFRMVIQLSLVGIFLQTIFDKNHSLINFLYLVFMIVVASFSTAKSSGLSMKKFVFPLFLAFLIPNVAVLLYFNSFVINLDHLFHAQYLIPIGGMLLGNSLNGNIICINNFYKAIKENEKEYFYYLSLSGSKIEVLMVYFKEAIFSSVRPTIASIETIGLVALPGMMTGQILGGAIPLTAIKYQIAIMIAIFIARYFSAMLSILFTVFYAFDEYDRLMI; from the coding sequence ATGCAGGGAGAGGGGATTTCTTATTTATCTATTATTAGTTTGTTTTTTTTAATCATTCCAGTTGTGATTTTAAACCATAAATTGAATATGCATATAAATAAAAAGATTTTTTATGTTATTTTTAGAATGGTGATACAGCTTAGTTTAGTAGGGATTTTTCTTCAAACCATTTTCGATAAAAATCATTCTTTGATAAACTTTTTGTATCTTGTTTTTATGATTGTGGTGGCTAGTTTTTCAACAGCTAAATCAAGTGGTTTATCTATGAAAAAATTTGTGTTTCCCTTATTTTTAGCTTTTTTGATTCCTAATGTAGCTGTATTGTTATATTTTAATTCTTTTGTTATAAACTTAGATCATCTATTTCACGCTCAATATTTGATCCCTATTGGAGGCATGTTATTAGGGAATAGCTTGAATGGGAATATTATATGCATCAACAATTTTTATAAAGCCATAAAAGAAAATGAAAAGGAATATTTTTATTATTTAAGCCTTAGTGGGAGCAAAATAGAAGTTTTAATGGTGTATTTTAAAGAAGCTATATTCTCTTCCGTAAGGCCTACTATAGCATCTATTGAAACAATAGGGTTAGTAGCTTTACCAGGGATGATGACAGGACAGATTTTAGGTGGGGCCATTCCCTTAACGGCTATAAAATATCAAATAGCGATCATGATTGCTATCTTTATAGCTAGATATTTTAGTGCTATGTTGTCCATACTATTTACAGTTTTTTATGCATTTGATGAATACGATAGATTGATGATATGA